A window of the Aspergillus flavus chromosome 6, complete sequence genome harbors these coding sequences:
- a CDS encoding histone H2B translates to MAPKAAEKKPSTGGKAPAGGKAPAEKKEAGKKTAAAASGDKKKRGKTRKETYSSYIYKVLKQVHPDTGISTRAMSILNSFVNDIFERVATEASKLAAYNKKSTISSREIQTSVRLILPGELAKHAVSEGTKAVTKYSSSAK, encoded by the exons ATGGCACCCAAGGCTGCTGAGAAGAAGCCCAGCACTGGCGGCAAGGCCCCTGCTGGCGGCAAGGCCCCtgctgagaagaaggaagctgGCAAGAAGACCGCGGCTGCTGCCTCTGGTgacaagaagaagcgtgGAAAGACCAGGAAGGAGACTTACTCTTCTTACATCTACAAGG TCCTGAAGCAGGTCCACCCCGATACTGGAATCTCCACTCGTGCCATGTCTATTCTGAACTCCTTTGTCAATG ACATCTTCGAGCGTGTCGCAACCGAGGCCTCCAAACTGGCCGCTTATAACAAGAAGTCCACTATCTCGTCAAGGGAGATTCAGACCTC TGTCAGACTTATCCTGCCAGGTGAATTGGCGAAGCATGCTGTGTCGGAAGGCACCAAGGCTGTTACGAAGTACTCCTCTTCTGCCAAATaa
- a CDS encoding histone-fold-containing protein has product MTGGKSGGKASGSKNAQSRSSKAGLAFPVGRVHRLLRKGNYAQRVGAGAPVYLAAVLEYLAAEILELAGNAARDNKKTRIIPRHLQLAIRNDEELNKLLGHVTIAQGGVLPNIHQNLLPKKTPKSGKGPSQEL; this is encoded by the exons ATGACTGGAGGCAAGTCTGGAGGCAAAGCCAGTGGCAGCAAGAACGCGCAATC CCGTTCGTCCAAGGCCGGTCTCGCGTTCCCCGTTGGACGTGTTCACCGTTTGCTTCGTAAGGGCAACTACGCTCAGCgtgttggtgctg GCGCACCTGTTTACCTCGCCGCTGTCCTTGAGTATCTCGCCGCCGAAATTCTTGAGTTGGCCGGCAATGCTGCTCGTGATAACAAGAAGACCCGTATCATTCCCCGTCATCTCCAGCTCGCCATTCGTAACGATGAGGAGTTGAACAAGCTGCTGGGTCACGTCACCATCGCCCAGGGTGGTGTTCTGCCTAACATCCACCAAA ACCTTCTTCCCAAGAAGACCCCCAAGAGCGGAAAGGGTCCTAGCCAGGAGCTGTGA
- a CDS encoding LYR family protein codes for MALHPVASLYRRSLKLALDWAVHRQIWRGQAVYIRSLFDANKNVRDPRQQKVLLRETEKLLETWKHPDPYRAPTAPGGNKYERNLPARQLPYASGSH; via the exons ATGGCCCTTCACCCTGTTGC GTCGCTTTATCGACGCTCCTTAAAACTTGCTCTTGACTGGGCTGTGCACAGGCAGATTTGGCGCGGGCAAGCAGTGTATATACGATCCCTTTTCGATGCGAATAAGAATGTCCGCGATCCGCGTCAACAGAAG GTGCTGCTTCGGGAAACCGAAAAACTATTAGAAACTTGGAAGCATCCGGACCCCTACCGAGCACCCACTGCCCCAGGAG GTAACAAATATGAGAGGAATCTACCTGCTCGCCAATTGCCTT ATGCTTCGGGCTCCCACTAA
- a CDS encoding putative dihydrolipoamide succinyltransferase (dihydrolipoyllysine-residue succinyltransferase component of 2-oxoglutarate dehydrogenase complex), producing the protein MAFRLPFHRLPEQNLRIIPRYAQSPRNISLGTRRNLTSAALRSCVRNTKRPASCIPQVLGANVFRSSFAPLGGYQVRTYADTIVKVPQMAESITEGTLKQFSKQVGDYVERDEEIATIETDKIDVSVNAPEAGTIKELLVNEEDTVTVGQELAKLELGGAPETKTEEATEKPKEPASTEEPKAPEPEQPKSAKDSEKPAASEPGSSKQPQPAASKPDIPDDAKPSPGNREERRVKMNRMRLRIAERLKQSQNTAASLTTFNEVDMSSLMEFRKLYKDDVLKKTGVKLGFMSAFSRACVLAMKDIPAVNASIEGPNGGDTIVYRDYVDISVAVATEKGLVTPVVRNAETMDLVGIEKAIADLGKKARDNKLTIEDMAGGSFTISNGGVFGSLMGTPIINLPQTAVLGLHAIKEKPVAVNGKIEIRPMMYLALTYDHRLLDGREAVTFLVKVKEYIEDPRRMLLG; encoded by the exons ATGGCTTTTCGCTTACCTTTTCACCGTCTCCCCGAACAGAATCTGCGGATCATACCTCGATATGCCCAAAGCCCTCGTAACATCAGCCTGGGCACCCGCAGGAATCTTACCTCAGCTGCGCTCCGCAGCTGTGTCAGGAACACTAAAAGGCCTGCTTCTTGTATACCACAGGTTCTGGG GGCCAATGTTTTTCGGTCTAGTTTTGCTCCCCTTGGGGGCTATCAGGTTCGCACTTACG CGGACACCATAGTTAAAGTTCCTCAGATGGCAGAATCCATCACCGAGGGTACTTTGAAACAGTTCTCCAAAC AGGTCGGGGATTATGTTGAGAGAGACGAGGAAATAGCAACAATCGAGACCGATAAG ATCGATGTGTCAGTCAATGCACCCGAAGCGGGAACCatcaaagagctcctcgTAAACGAGGAAGACACCGTTACTGTTGGACAGGAACTGGCGAAGTTGGAGCTGGGAGGTGCGCCTGAAACCAAAACGGAGGAGGCAACTGAGAAGCCGAAGGAGCCCGCATCTACAGAAGAACCCAAAGCCCCCGAGCCAGAACAGCCCAAGTCCGCAAAGGATTCTGAAAAGCCTGCCGCATCTGAGCCTGGATCTTCCAAGCAGCCACAGCCTGCTGCGTCTAAGCCGGATATTCCCGATGATGCTAAGCCCAGCCCTGGAAATCGCGAAGAGCGAAGG GTGAAAATGAATAGAATGCGACTGAGGATAGCTGAGCGTTTGAAGCAATCTCAGAACACGGCTGCTTCTCTGACTACGTTCAATGAGGTGGATATGTCTTCTCTCATGGAGTTTCGGAAGTTATACAAGGACGACGTGCTTAAGAAGACCGGTGTTAAGCTCGGCTTCATGAGCGCGTTTTCTCGTGCTTGTGTACTAGCCATGAAAGACATCCCGGCTGTCAACGCGTCGATTGAGGGGCCCAATGGTGGCGATACCATTGTCTACCGTGATTACGTTGATATAAGTGTCGCTGTCGCCACCGAGAAGGGCCTTGTAACACCAGTAGTGCGCAACGCCGAAACCATGGATCTTGTTGGAATTGAAAAGGCTATTGCAGATCTCGGAAAGAAG GCTCGCGACAATAAGCTGACCATTGAGGACATGGCGGGTGGCTCTTTCACGATCAGCAAC GGTGGCGTCTTCGGATCCCTCATGGGTACGCCGATCATCAACCTACCACAGACAG CTGTTCTTGGACTCCATGCTATCAAAGAGAAACCTGTTGCTGTGAATGGAAAAATTGAGATACGCCCT ATGATGTATCTTGCTCTGACCTATGACCATCGCCTTTTGGATGGCCGGGAGGCTGTTACTTTCCTTGTCAAG GTCAAGGAATACATTGAGGATCCTCGCCGCATGCTTCTTGGCTAG
- a CDS encoding protein-L-isoaspartate O-methyltransferase (unnamed protein product) has translation MIQGSLNAHLVLWKATKKCISMAWYCSGSTNAELVDNLFKAGLVKNERVKNAMLGVDRAHYAPSRPYSDSPQPIGYGATISAPHMHVHACEYLIDFLRPGSRVLDIGSGSGYLTHVLANLVTDPSIPDELDGHVIGIDHIPELVDLANKNMHKSDQGCKLLDTGKVKFITADGRLGWPEGAPYDAIHVGAAAEKLHPVLIAQLHAPGRMFIPVDTECDGSPHGFGGGQYIWVVDKREDGSVHKEKVFQVSYVPLTDPPKK, from the exons ATGATCCAAGGTTCTCTAAATGCACATCTAGTGCTGTGGAAGGCCACTAAAAAGTGCATCTCAATGGCATGGTATTGCTCTGGCTCAACCAATGCAGAATTGGTTGATAATCTCTTCAAGGCGGGATTggtgaagaatgaaagagtTAAAAACGCTATGTTGGGG GTTGACCGAGCCCATTATGCACCTTCGAGGCCTTACTCAGATTCCCCACAACCTATCGGGTATGGTGCGACAATCTCCGCTCCTCACATGCACGTTCATGCATGCGAGTACCTCATCGATTTCCTCAGGCCGGGTTCACGGGTACTCGATATTGGCTCGGGTTCTGGATATCTGACCCATGTCCTCGCAAACCTTGTTACAGATCCCTCCATACCTGATGAATTGGATGGCCATGTTATTGGAATTGACCATATACCAGAACTTGTTGACTTGGCTAACAAGAATATGCATAAGTCGGACCAAGGGTGCAAATTGTTAGATACAGGAAAGGTGAAGTTTATTACTGCTGACGGCCGTTTGGGATGGCCAGAGGGAGCACCGTATGATGCTATCCACGTTGgtgcagcagcagaaaaGCTTCACCCGGTACTAATCGCGCAACTCCATGCCCCTGGCCGAATGTTTATCCCCGTTGACACGGAGTGTGACGGGAGTCCTCATGGATTTGGCGGCGGCCAATATATTTGGGTAGTGGACAAGAGGGAGGACGGGTCAGTCCACAAAGAAAAGGTGTTCCAGGTTAGCTACGTTCCGCTGACCGACCCGCCAAAGAAGTAA
- a CDS encoding DnaJ and TPR domain protein (DnaJ and TPR domain protein), producing the protein MILLSLESLTVFLAVSSASYGLQPSQISSDTPLSSLIASAKTHLAGGSPRDALLYFDAAVSRDPTNYITVFQRGAAYLSLGKNSQASDDFDRVLQLKPDFESALLQRARLRANTADWEGALKDLEKAGKKSSLEYNEIQEARDAAALAQNAEKHGDWEACVNQANVAVLKASASLSLRQTRAHCRFERGDVEEGINDLAHVLHISPSLVGPHLQMSYMLFYSLGDQERGISQIRRCLHFDPDSKPCNALYRKEKKFLKQLRKLQDTMSSRKFSNAINLLVGVGDESGLLDDLKGEVREAKEAGHIHPAAPNNLYSSLVERTCEAYREFQLANALVTQAHMPKRASPYCSETLDMNPYSLPALLFQSQLALDEERFNDAINTLNTAKEHHPGSRDVQSLLQKAHVLLKRSKQRDYYKVLGVSRDADDRTIKRAYRQLTKQHHPDKAKSQGVTKEEAEKKMAAINEAYEILSDPELKARYDSGDDPNDPESHRGNPFQGNPFGPGGGQHFFFQQGGPQFKFSGQGFNFPGGFPFR; encoded by the exons ATGATCCTCCTTTCCCTGGAGTCTCTTACGGTCTTCCTGGCCGTTTCATCCGCCAGCTATGGTCTTCAACCTTCACAAATATCTTCAGACACTCCTCTCTCGTCGTTGATCGCATCGGCGAAGACACATCTTGCTGGTGGCTCTCCCCGCGATGCGTTACTCTATTTCGACGCGGCTGTGTCAAGGGATCCTACGAACTACATCACTGTCTTCCAGCGGGGTGCGGCTTATTTGTCACTGGGTAAAAACTCGCAGGCATCAGATGATTTCGACCGAGTATTGCAGTTAAAACCAGATTTTGAGAGTGCCCTCCTGCAACGAGCTCGCCTTCGAGCTAACACTGCTGACTGGGAAGGCGCATTGAAGGATCTGGAAAAGGCCGGCAAGAAGTCATCCTTGGAATACAATGAGATTCAAGAGGCACGGGATGCTGCAGCTCTTGCGCAGAATGCTGAGAAACATGGCGATTGGGAGGCCTGCGTAAATCAAGCGAATGTGGCTGTACTTAAGGCGAGCGCCTCCCTAAGCCTTCGACAAACTCGTGCGCACTGCCGCTTCGAGAGAGGTGATGTGGAAGAAGGAATAAATGACCTTGCCCATGTCCTACACATCTCCCCAAGTCTGGTGGGCCCGCACTTACAGATGTCCTACATGCTGTTCTATTCTCTAGGAGATCAAGAACGTGGCATTTCACAAATTCGGAGGTGTCTTCATTTTGACCCCGATTCAAAACCGTGCAACGCCCTATAtcggaaagagaagaaattcCTCAAACAGCTGCGGAAACTACAGGATACAATGTCTTCGCGGAAATTTAGCAATGCCATCAACTTGCTTGTAGGTGTAGGTGACGAAAGCGGACTTCTTGACGATCTGAAAGGTGAGGTGAGGGAAGCGAAGGAAGCAGGCCATATTCACCCGGCGGCCCCCAACAATCTCTATAGTTCACTGGTGGAGCGCACCTGCGAAGCTTACCGCGAG TTCCAATTGGCTAACGCATTGGTTACTCAGGCGCATATGCCCAAGCGAGCTTCTCCGTACTGCTCCGAAACCCTTGACATGAACCCTTATTCCCTGCCAGCGCTGCTCTTTCAGAGTCAATTGGCTCTTGATGAAGAGCGTTTTAATGACGCCATAAACACGCTGAATACAGCCAAAGAGCATCACCCCGGGTCCAGGGACGTCCAATCACTTTTACAGAAGGCACATGTCTTATTGAAGCGCTCAAAGCAGAGGGACTACTACAAAGTTTTAGGTGTCAGCCGAGATGCTGATGACCGGACAATCAAAAGAGCCTACCGTCAGCTTACTAAGCAACACCACCCTGATAAAGCTAAGTCCCAGGGTGTAACGAAAGAGGAAGCTGAAAAGAAGATGGCTGCTATCAATGAAGCTTATGAAATCCTTTCTGACCCCGAACTCAAGGCGCGTTACGACAGTGGTGATGACCCCAATGACCCGGAATCTCACAGGGGCAACCCGTTTCAAGGAAACCCATTTGGGCCAGGAGGCGGTCaacacttcttcttccagcaaGGCGGACCTCAGTTCAAATTCTCGGGTCAAGGATTCAACTTCCCAGGGGGGTTCCCCTTTCGCTGA
- a CDS encoding peptide chain release factor 1, translated as MLNVPWICSRCLTRFGTRAAIKRPWPTLQWRGLNTGLDLSSSLLSRARSLAAEHSKLSAHLASSFDGRIAKRVGELAPIANVLDEWDRANESISELNALLFDPDTDLELKSLAIEDLETVKAALPTISENLKKALVPRHPFAALPCLLEIRPGAGGDEAGLFAFELLRMYTAFCSRRGFRSNVIKLEVGDGPAEDRLNEAVMEVEADGAYEILRTESGVHRVQRVPATETKGRTHTSAVSVMVLPSFPETGGAMDNALNFDDPNSDYYVDPQEVRSEKMRAGGAGGQHVNKTESAIRLTHMPTGIVVSMQDSRSQHANRKKAWQILRARLAEARQEAREQKFVELRRGVLGGVARMGRGDKIRTYNYGQSRCTDHRSSITIHNLNDVLDGGEGLETVMESVRSWLIDQEVAALVADELAKDKEASRP; from the exons ATGCTTAATGTCCCTTGGATATGCTCTCGATGCCTGACGCGGTTCGGGACTAGAGCTGCTATAAAAAGGCCGTGGCCAACTCTGCAATGGCGGGGACTGAATACAG GCCTTGAcctttcttcatcgctgCTTTCCCGCGCTCGCTCTTTGGCAGCCGAACATTCTAAACTTTCTGCTCATTTAGCAAGTTCCTTTGATGGAAGAATAGCAAAGCGGGTCGGCGAGCTAGCACCGATTGCGAATGTCCTGGACGAATGGGACAGGGCCAATGAA TCTATATCAGAACTCAATGCCTTGCTTTTTGACCCGGACACAGATCTTGAGCTCAAATCCCTGGCCATAGAAGATTTGGAGACCGTCAAGGCTGCTTTGCCGACTATATCAGAGAACTTGAAAAAGGCCCTTGTCCCCCGTCACCCTTTTGCAGCGCTCCCTTGCCTTCTCGAGATACGGCCTGGCGCAGGTGGAGATGAGGCGGGACTTTTCGCCTTCGAACTCCTGAGGATGTATACTGCATTTTGCTCTCGCCGCGGTTTTCGGTCCAATGTTATTAAGCTAGAAGTGGGAGACGGCCCCGCGGAGGATCGGCTAAATGAAGCAGTAATGGAAGTTGAGGCAGATGGGGCTTATGAGATACTCAGAACCGAGTCGGGGGTACACCGGGTGCAGAGAGTTCCGGCAACGGAGACTAAGGGACGTACCCACACCAGTGCTGTGAGTGTGATGGTTCTTCCTAGCTTCCCCGAGACAGGAGGTGCCATGGATAACGCTCTCAATTTTGATGACCCAAACAGTGATTACTATGTTGATCCCCAGGAGGTTCGTAGCGAGAAGATGCGAGCTGGTGGTGCGGGGGGGCAGCACGTGAACAAGACAGAGTCAGCTATTCGCTTGACTCACATGCCCACAGGTATCGTTGTCTCCATGCAGGATTCCCGATCTCAACATGCAAACCGCAAAAAAGCCTGGCAGATATTACGCGCTAGATTAGCCGAGGCGAGGCAAGAAGCTCGCGAACAGAAATTCGTGGAACTCAGAAGAGGGGTGTTGGGGGGTGTTGCTCGTATGGGCCGTGGGGACAAAATTCGCACGTACAATTATGGCCAGAGTCGTTGCACAGACCACCGGAGTAGCATCACCATACATAATTTGAATGAtgttttggatggtggtgaaggCCTCGAAACTGTCATGGAGAGTGTACGGTCCTGGCTAATTGACCAAGAAGTTGCAGCTCTGGTTGCTGACGAGCTAGCGAAAGACAAGGAAGCCTCACGCCCATAA
- a CDS encoding mitochondrial carrier domain-containing protein, translating to MSAMEKDHNRKPSSLRSIIAGSTAGAIEIAITYPAECMVYALGCFKSAYSTCPVAKTRSQLNRKLPDGKKLPWPPFGKQWYAGCTTLIIGNSLKAGIRFVAFDRFKSLLQDENGKISGPRTVIAGFGAGFTESLLAVTPFESIKTQLSVALKSSLATIDDRKSANPRMRGFLHGSKLIFQERGIRGFFQGFVPTTARQAANSATRFSSYTMLKQLAESYVAPGEKLGTASTFAIGGMAGFITVYVTQPLDTVKTRMQSLEASKNYKNSFVCASRIFKDEGLFTFWSGAVPRLARLILSGGIVFTMYEKTMDALDSLDSKRQYI from the exons aTGAGTGCTATGGAAAAGGATCACAACCGAAAG CCCAGCAGTTTGCGGTCTATCATCGCGGGCTCGACTGCAGGTGCCATTGAAATCG CAATCACTTATCCGGCTGAATGTATGGTCTATGCCCTTGGCTGCTTCAAGTCAGCTTACTCAACGTGTCCAGTTGCAAAAACTCGGTCGCAACTCAATCGCAAATTACCGGACGGGAAAAAGCTGCCATGGCCTCCGTTTGGAAAGCAGTGGTACGCCGGCTGCACGACTTTAATTATAGGAAATTCGCTCAAGGCAGGCATCC GGTTCGTCGCTTTCGACAGGTTCAAGTCACTTCTtcaggatgagaatggcaagATCTCGGGTCCAAGAACGGTAATTGCTGGCTTTGGGGCTGGCTTCACTGAATCTCTTTTAGCAGTGACACCATTCGAAAGCATTAAAACCCAATTGTCCGTTGCCTTAAAGTCCTCCCTTGCTAC GATTGACGATCGCAAATCCGCTAACCCTCGTATGCGAGGATTCTTGCACGGTAGTAAACTGATATTCCAGGAGCGAGGTATTCGAGGTTTTTTCCAGGGTTTCGTTCCTACAACAGCAAGACAAGCCGCCAACTCCGCGACCAGATTCTCAAGCTATACTATGCTAAAGCAACTAGCTGAAAGCTATGTTGCACCTGGAGAGAAACTGGGAACCGCGAGCACCTTCGCCATCGGCGGTATGGCAGGCTTTATAACAGT ATATGTCACACAACCTCTTGATACTGTTAAAACCAG AATGCAATCGCTAGAAGCTTCTAAGAACTATAAGAACAGCTTTGTCTGTGCATCAAGGATATTCAAAGATGAGGGGTTATTTACATTCTGGTCCGGGGCCGTTCCGCGACTTGCCAGGTTAATCTTGAGCGGAGGCATAGTGTTCACAAT GTACGAGAAGACGATGGACGCTCTCGATTCTCTAGATTCGAAGAGACAATATATCTGA
- a CDS encoding P-loop containing nucleoside triphosphate hydrolase protein, translated as MAEALASQLNNTTLGEASSDTRWKDQLKAPAKDARPQTEDVTATKGLEFEDFYIKRELMMGIFEAGFEKPSPIQEETIPVALTGRDILARAKNGTGKTAAFVIPTLERINPKSTKTQALILVPTRELALQTSHVCKTLGKHLGINVMVTTGGTGLMDDIIRLNDAVHILVGTPGRVLDLASKGVADLSECPTFVMDEADKLLSPEFTPVIEQLLSFHPKDRQVMLFSATFPLIVKSFKDKHMRNPYEINLMDELTLRGITQYYAFVEEKQKVHCLNTLFSKLQINQSIIFCNSTNRVELLAKKITELGYSCFYSHARMLQQHRNRVFHDFRNGVCRNLVCSDLLTRGIDIQAVNVVINFDFPKNAETYLHRIGRSGRFGHLGLAINLINWDDRFNLYKIEQELGTEIQPIPQNIDKKLYVYESPETIPRPIANASQAQLATSGNQTQNMGERRHNNHSNGGHYQFGRGRGSYRGGRSQGQRRNMQNEMNKFGTSQNQQQSGKSQPAQVSPN; from the exons ATGGCCGAAGCTCTTGCCTCACAACTTAACAACACAACACTAGG GGAAGCAAGCTCAGACACAAGGTGGAAGGACCAACTAAAAGCCCCTGCAAAAGATGCACGGCCACAGACCGAG GACGTGACAGCCACTAAAGGCCTTGAGTTTGAagatttctatattaaacGCGAACTTATGATGGGCATCTTCGAAGCTGGTTTCGAGAAGCCCTCCCCTATCCAAGAAGAAACAATACCAGTTGCTCTTACTGGCAGGGATATTCTGGCCCGAGCAAAGAATGGTACCGGAAAGACAGCGGCCTTCGTCATCCCCACATTAGAACGCATAAATCCTAAAAGCACCAAAACGCAAGCACTCATCCTTGTTCCAACCAGAGAGCTTGCGCTCCAAACATCTCATGTTTGTAAAACTCTCGGGAAACATCTGGGGATCAACGTAATGGTCACCACTGGAGGAACTGGGTTGATGGATGACATTATCAGGTTGAACGACGCCGTCCATATCCTTGTCGGAACTCCAGGCCGTGTTCTAGATCTGGCTAGTAAGGGCGTTGCTGACCTTTCTGAATGTCCAACATTCGTCATGGATGAAGCCGACAAATTACTGTCTCCTGAATTTACTCCTGTAATTGAGCAGCTATTGTCATTTCATCCCAAAGACCGTCAGGTCATGCTCTTCAGTGCGACTTTTCCATTGATAGTGAAGTCATTCAAG GATAAGCACATGCGCAATCCTTACGAGATCAACCTTATGGACGAACTCACCCTCCGAGGAATCACTCAGTATTATGCTTTtgtggaagaaaagcaaaaagtCCATTGCCTTAACACTCTTTTTTCCAAACTTCAaattaatcaatcaatcatcttcTGCAATTCAACAAATCGCGTTGAGCTTCTCGCAAAGAAGATCACAGAATTAGGCTATTCGTGCTTTTACTCACATGCAAGGATGCTACAACAACATCGGAATCGAGTCTTCCATGATTTCCGGAACGGTGTATGCCGCAACCTTGTTTGCTCTGATTTGCTAACTCGAGGTATCGATATTCAAGCGGTGAATGTCGTGATCAACTTTGACTTTCCCAAGAACGCTGAAACCTACCTCCACCGAATAGGCCGATCTGGTCGTTTTGGTCATCTGGGTCTAGCAATCAATCTTATCAACTGGGATGATCGTTTCAATCTATATAAGATTGAGCAAGAGTTGGGAACCGAAATACAACCTATCCCTCAAAATATCGACAAGAAGTTATACGTATATGAATCGCCGGAAACCATTCCACGCCCAATCGCGAATGCATCACAAGCACAGCTTGCAACGAGTGGGAATCAAACCCAGAACATGGGAGAACGCCGCCACAACAACCACTCGAATGGCGGACATTATCAATTCGGTCGAGGTCGAGGTTCATATCGTGGAGGACGAAGCCAAGGTCAGCGCCGCAATATGCAGAATGAGATGAATAAATTCGGTACTTCCCAAAACCAACAGCAGAGTGGCAAGAGTCAGCCTGCGCAGGTGTCGCCAAATTGA